Proteins encoded by one window of Rutidosis leptorrhynchoides isolate AG116_Rl617_1_P2 chromosome 7, CSIRO_AGI_Rlap_v1, whole genome shotgun sequence:
- the LOC139858094 gene encoding homeobox-leucine zipper protein ATHB-13-like encodes MSFLPPEPMFFGYEDDHHLPHDFQGVQTLLMRRSMSYSGMEETRGGAADDDMSEDDGSQLGEKKRRLNLEQVKALEKSFELGNKLEPERKTQLARALGLQPRQVAIWFQNRRARWKTKQLEKDYDILKRQFDSVKADNDALKNLNKKLHAELLAVKGGESNGVRPINLNKETEGSWSNGSENSCDLNNVTGTMTPSEESPIFYTQISNNMYPAMSSIGPNSLTQLLQNPSTTDLLSQRLNQTVGNEGFCNMFNGIEDQQAFWPWHDQHSQHLH; translated from the exons ATGTCCTTCCTTCCACCTGAACCCATGTTTTTTGGTTATGAAGATGACCACCACCTTCCTCATGACTTCCAAG GTGTTCAAACACTTTTAATGAGGAGATCTATGTCGTATTCGGGGATGGAAGAAACGCGTGGTGGTGCAGCCGATGATGACATGTCAGAAGACGATGGATCGCAACTTGGCGAAAAGAAAAGGAGGCTTAATTTGGAACAAGTAAAAGCTCTTGAAAAGAGCTTTGAGTTGGGAAATAAACTTGAGCCAGAAAGAAAAACTCAACTAGCTAGAGCTCTTGGGTTGCAACCAAGACAAGTTGCTATATGGTTCCAAAACCGAAGGGCTCGATGGAAGACTAAACAATTAGAGAAAGATTATGATATCTTAAAGAGACAATTTGATTCTGTTAAGGCTGATAATGATGCTCTCAAGAACCTAAACAAGAAACTTCATGCCGAG TTATTGGCAGTAAAAGGTGGTGAATCAAATGGGGTCAGACCCATAAATTTAAACAAAGAAACGGAAGGATCATGGAGCAATGGAAGTGAAAACAGTTGTGATCTCAACAATGTTACAGGCACAATGACACCATCAGAAGAAAGCCCAATTTTTTACACTCAAATATCAAACAACATGTACCCTGCCATGTCATCAATTGGTCCGAATTCGCTAACACAACTTCTACAAAACCCTTCGACCACGGATCTCCTTAGCCAACGATTAAATCAAACCGTTGGTAACGAAGGATTTTGCAACATGTTTAACGGAATCGAAGATCAACAGGCTTTTTGGCCTTGGCATGATCAGCATTCTCAACATCTTCATTGa